A single window of Microbispora hainanensis DNA harbors:
- the eda gene encoding bifunctional 4-hydroxy-2-oxoglutarate aldolase/2-dehydro-3-deoxy-phosphogluconate aldolase — MSNLLDLAPVVPVVVLDDADSAVPLARALVTGGLPVIEVTLRTPAALDAIRRIAAEVPEAVVGAGTVRSPEDVEAAVEAGSRFLVSPGTTPGLLAAMLASGVPFLPGVATATEAMTLAERGVRELKFFPAEPAGGVAYLKSLGGPLPDVRFCPTGGITPSNAPAYLALPNVGCVGGSWLTPRSLVAAGDFARIEKLASEAAALRP; from the coding sequence ATGAGCAACCTTCTCGACCTCGCACCGGTCGTCCCGGTGGTCGTCCTGGACGACGCGGACAGCGCCGTCCCCCTCGCCCGGGCCCTGGTCACGGGCGGGCTGCCGGTCATCGAGGTCACGCTGCGCACCCCGGCCGCACTCGACGCCATCCGGCGGATCGCCGCCGAGGTGCCGGAGGCCGTGGTCGGCGCGGGCACCGTGCGCTCGCCCGAGGACGTGGAGGCCGCGGTCGAGGCCGGGTCCCGCTTCCTCGTCTCCCCCGGCACCACGCCCGGCCTGCTCGCGGCCATGCTCGCCTCGGGCGTGCCGTTCCTGCCGGGCGTCGCCACGGCCACCGAGGCGATGACGCTGGCCGAGCGCGGTGTGCGCGAGCTCAAGTTCTTCCCGGCCGAGCCGGCCGGCGGCGTCGCGTATCTCAAGTCGCTGGGCGGCCCGCTGCCCGACGTGCGGTTCTGTCCCACGGGTGGGATCACCCCGTCGAACGCGCCGGCCTACCTCGCCCTGCCGAACGTCGGCTGCGTCGGCGGGAGCTGGCTCACCCCGCGCAGCCTGGTCGCGGCGGGCGACTTCGCCAGGATCGAGAAGCTCGCGTCCGAGGCCGCCGCGCTGCGTCCTTGA
- a CDS encoding extracellular solute-binding protein, giving the protein MRRVLTSAAVAAALALAVTACGDGSGDTGTAPAKSAAPAEVSGTVTWWDTSDATTEAPVFQEIIKDFEAKYPKIKVNYVNVPFANARDKFKTAAQSGAGAPDVLRTDVGWVAEFASLGYLAPLDGTPAVDKPEEFLPVPAASGRFDGKTYGVPQVTDTLGLLYNKELLKKAGYDQPPATMADLKKVALDVKSKTGAGGLALNVDAYFLLPFIYGEGGDFVDVQNKKITISSPQSVAGVKIVEDLITSGAAVKPALQDSYTNAETAFKDGKVAMIFNGPWSNADNLGGKVFKDNPDNFGVAPVPAGSVKAGSPLGGHDYTVYAGSKNLDASYLFVQFMASAESQAKVAGKLGLLPTRQPAYSAPEATANPKIAQWQKPMETAVERPWIPEAASLFQPLVEGYQKLAGGQTTTEPMLTDVATAYQGILKGWSL; this is encoded by the coding sequence ATGAGGCGAGTCCTCACGTCCGCGGCGGTGGCCGCGGCGCTCGCTTTGGCGGTCACCGCCTGTGGCGACGGTTCCGGCGACACCGGAACGGCCCCGGCCAAGAGCGCCGCCCCCGCCGAGGTGTCCGGAACGGTCACCTGGTGGGACACCTCGGACGCCACGACCGAGGCCCCGGTCTTCCAGGAGATCATCAAGGACTTCGAGGCGAAATACCCGAAGATCAAGGTCAACTACGTCAACGTGCCGTTCGCGAACGCGCGGGACAAGTTCAAGACCGCCGCGCAGTCCGGGGCGGGCGCGCCGGACGTGCTGCGCACCGACGTGGGCTGGGTCGCGGAGTTCGCGTCGCTGGGCTACCTCGCGCCGCTCGACGGCACCCCGGCAGTCGACAAGCCCGAGGAGTTCCTGCCGGTCCCGGCGGCGAGCGGCAGGTTCGACGGCAAGACGTACGGCGTGCCGCAGGTGACGGACACCCTCGGCCTCCTGTACAACAAGGAACTACTGAAGAAGGCGGGCTACGACCAGCCTCCGGCGACGATGGCCGACCTCAAGAAGGTGGCGCTCGACGTCAAGTCGAAGACCGGAGCGGGCGGCCTCGCCCTCAACGTGGACGCCTACTTCCTGCTTCCGTTCATCTATGGCGAGGGCGGCGACTTCGTCGACGTCCAGAACAAGAAGATCACGATCTCGTCTCCGCAGAGCGTGGCGGGGGTGAAGATCGTCGAAGACCTGATCACGTCCGGCGCCGCCGTCAAGCCCGCGCTGCAGGACAGCTACACGAACGCAGAGACCGCGTTCAAGGACGGCAAGGTCGCGATGATCTTCAACGGCCCGTGGTCCAACGCGGACAACCTCGGTGGCAAGGTGTTCAAGGACAATCCGGACAACTTCGGCGTCGCCCCGGTTCCGGCCGGCTCGGTGAAGGCGGGCTCGCCGCTGGGCGGCCACGACTACACCGTGTACGCGGGCTCGAAGAACCTGGACGCGTCCTACCTGTTCGTCCAGTTCATGGCCAGCGCGGAGAGCCAGGCCAAGGTCGCCGGCAAGCTCGGCCTGCTGCCGACCCGCCAGCCCGCCTACAGCGCGCCCGAGGCGACGGCCAACCCCAAGATCGCCCAGTGGCAGAAGCCGATGGAGACGGCCGTCGAGCGTCCCTGGATCCCGGAGGCCGCCTCGCTGTTCCAGCCGCTGGTCGAGGGCTACCAGAAGCTCGCGGGCGGGCAGACGACGACCGAGCCCATGCTCACGGACGTCGCCACCGCCTACCAGGGCATCCTCAAGGGCTGGAGCCTGTAG
- a CDS encoding LacI family DNA-binding transcriptional regulator gives MNNTRLADIAAQAGVSEATVSRVLNGKAGVSPATRQAVLTALDLMGYERPQRLRQRSNGLIGLVIPELGNPIFPAFAQAMEKSLIQHGFTPILCTQEPGGAPEDEFTEMLLDRGVSGIVFVSGLHADTTARMDRYNRLTDRGLPIVLVDGYNEAIPAPFISPDDRLAARLAVQHLVDLGHERIGLALGQRRFVPVIRKIEGFRQAMAQLLGLADVDDLIQHSLFSVEGGQAAASALLDRGCTGIFCASDLMALGAIRAARERGLSVPGDVSVVGFDDSPLMAFTDPPLTTVRKPIVAMAAAAVETLLEEIGGTPAKHVELVYQPELVVRGSTSSGPLVNR, from the coding sequence ATGAACAACACACGGCTCGCCGACATCGCCGCCCAGGCCGGAGTCAGCGAGGCGACGGTGAGCCGTGTGCTCAACGGCAAGGCGGGGGTCTCCCCGGCCACCCGCCAGGCCGTGCTCACCGCCCTCGACCTGATGGGCTACGAGCGGCCCCAGCGGTTGCGCCAGCGCAGCAACGGCCTGATCGGCCTGGTGATCCCGGAGCTCGGCAACCCGATCTTCCCGGCGTTCGCCCAGGCGATGGAGAAGTCGCTGATCCAGCACGGCTTCACGCCGATCCTGTGCACCCAGGAGCCCGGCGGAGCCCCCGAGGACGAGTTCACCGAGATGCTCCTCGACCGGGGCGTGTCCGGCATCGTCTTCGTCTCCGGCCTGCACGCCGACACCACCGCCAGGATGGACCGCTACAACCGGCTCACCGACCGCGGGCTGCCGATCGTGCTCGTGGACGGCTACAACGAGGCCATCCCCGCGCCGTTCATCTCGCCCGACGACCGGCTCGCGGCGCGCCTGGCCGTACAGCACCTGGTGGACCTCGGGCACGAGCGCATCGGCCTCGCGCTGGGACAGCGGCGCTTCGTCCCGGTCATCCGCAAGATCGAGGGCTTCCGCCAGGCGATGGCGCAGCTGCTCGGCCTGGCCGACGTCGACGACCTCATCCAGCACTCGCTGTTCTCCGTGGAGGGCGGGCAGGCCGCCGCCTCGGCGCTGCTCGACCGGGGCTGCACCGGCATCTTCTGCGCGAGCGACCTCATGGCGCTCGGCGCGATCCGCGCCGCCCGCGAGCGCGGGCTGTCGGTGCCCGGCGACGTGTCGGTCGTCGGGTTCGACGACTCGCCGCTGATGGCGTTCACCGACCCGCCGCTCACGACCGTGCGCAAGCCGATCGTCGCGATGGCGGCCGCCGCCGTCGAGACCCTGCTCGAGGAGATCGGCGGCACTCCCGCCAAGCACGTCGAGCTGGTCTACCAGCCCGAGCTCGTGGTGCGCGGCTCCACCAGCTCGGGCCCGCTGGTCAACCGCTGA
- a CDS encoding ABC transporter ATP-binding protein: MSTVVLDNVTKIYPGGYLAVDRMNLRADEGELLVLLGPSGCGKSTLLRMIAGLEEITSGDLWLGGQLANNLAPRDRDVAMVFQNGALYPHRTVRGNLSFPLEIAKADPTMVKQRVVELSRALHIDETLDRRPGTLSGGQRQRVAMGRAIVRQPSLFLMDEPLSNLDAGMRTELRMEISSLVRSLGVTTIYVTHDQVEALTLADRIAIMNRGVLQDIGTPAQVYNDPATAFTAAFLNSQQLNLLAATVRTPQNQFIMLDFGPHQITMPWTDPRAYAVSQHTGMQIIVGIRPDGLVPVPERTEGPTFFGRVRTLEYHGHEWLAYLEAGIPAVNVPEPPDRRQLNGAAGGGKARSMMRRLLNGSAAVEEEEPPPLSQSGTHRRADLIVRLGNRPVWRAGDAGRVAVDVSRLMLFTMDGNRIDPPRR, encoded by the coding sequence ATGAGCACCGTCGTCCTCGACAACGTGACGAAGATCTACCCGGGGGGGTACCTCGCGGTCGACCGCATGAACCTGCGCGCGGACGAGGGCGAGCTCCTCGTCCTGCTGGGACCGTCAGGTTGCGGTAAGTCCACGCTGCTCCGCATGATCGCGGGGCTGGAGGAGATCACCTCCGGTGACCTGTGGCTGGGCGGACAGCTCGCCAACAACCTCGCGCCCCGGGACCGGGACGTCGCGATGGTCTTCCAGAACGGCGCGCTGTATCCCCACCGGACGGTGCGGGGCAACCTGTCGTTCCCGCTGGAGATCGCCAAGGCGGACCCCACGATGGTCAAGCAGCGGGTCGTCGAGCTGTCGCGGGCGCTGCACATCGACGAGACGCTCGACCGGCGGCCGGGCACGCTGTCCGGTGGCCAGCGCCAGCGCGTGGCGATGGGCCGCGCCATCGTGCGCCAGCCCTCGCTGTTCCTGATGGACGAGCCGTTGTCCAACCTGGACGCCGGCATGCGCACCGAGCTGCGCATGGAGATCTCGTCGCTGGTGCGCTCGCTCGGCGTCACCACCATCTACGTCACGCACGACCAGGTCGAGGCCCTCACCCTGGCCGACCGCATCGCCATCATGAACCGCGGCGTGCTGCAGGACATCGGCACGCCGGCGCAGGTCTACAACGACCCCGCGACCGCGTTCACCGCCGCGTTCCTCAACTCCCAGCAGCTCAACCTGCTCGCGGCGACCGTGCGCACCCCGCAGAACCAGTTCATCATGCTCGACTTCGGCCCTCACCAGATCACGATGCCCTGGACCGATCCACGGGCGTACGCGGTGTCGCAGCACACGGGCATGCAGATCATCGTGGGGATCCGGCCGGACGGGCTGGTGCCGGTGCCGGAGCGTACGGAGGGCCCGACCTTCTTCGGCCGGGTCAGGACGCTGGAGTATCACGGTCACGAGTGGCTCGCCTACCTGGAGGCCGGGATCCCGGCCGTCAACGTGCCGGAGCCGCCGGACCGCCGCCAGCTCAACGGCGCGGCGGGCGGCGGCAAGGCCCGGTCGATGATGCGCCGCCTGCTGAACGGCTCGGCCGCGGTGGAGGAAGAGGAGCCGCCGCCGCTCTCGCAGTCGGGCACGCACCGCCGCGCGGACCTGATCGTCCGGCTCGGCAACCGGCCCGTGTGGCGCGCGGGCGACGCCGGCCGGGTCGCCGTCGACGTCTCCCGGCTCATGCTGTTCACGATGGACGGCAACCGCATCGACCCTCCGCGCCGATAA
- a CDS encoding sugar ABC transporter permease: MVSRAAPAAAWSRDRRSPGRSIALHLTLIAASIVSVFPVAWLVLTSLKPRTVIETASVAPIDHPTLANYTQVLGETRFLTWAANSVIVSLTTAVLGVLLSATTGYAVSRFRFPGFRSVMWMLLITQMFPVAILIVPIYNLMAGLGLINQFPSLVIAYLTSTVPFCAWMMKGYFDTVPVTIDEAGRVDGLTPFGTFWRLILPLAKPGLAVAAFYSFITAWAEVAYATAFMTGDDKYTLAVGLSQFVGQHKAEWGLLTASSVLIAIPAAVVFLLVQRHLVTGLTAGATKA, translated from the coding sequence ATGGTGAGCCGGGCCGCTCCCGCCGCCGCGTGGAGCCGCGACAGGCGCAGCCCCGGCAGGTCGATCGCCCTGCATCTCACGCTGATCGCGGCGAGCATCGTGTCGGTGTTCCCGGTCGCGTGGCTGGTGCTGACCTCGCTCAAGCCGCGGACGGTCATCGAGACCGCCTCGGTCGCGCCGATCGACCACCCCACGCTCGCCAACTACACGCAGGTCCTCGGGGAGACCCGGTTCCTCACCTGGGCCGCCAACTCCGTGATCGTGTCGCTGACCACGGCGGTGCTCGGCGTGCTGCTGTCGGCCACGACCGGCTACGCGGTCAGCCGTTTCCGCTTCCCCGGCTTCCGCTCGGTGATGTGGATGCTCCTGATCACGCAGATGTTCCCCGTGGCCATCCTGATCGTGCCGATCTACAACCTGATGGCCGGGCTCGGGCTGATCAACCAGTTCCCGTCGCTCGTCATCGCCTACCTCACCTCCACCGTGCCGTTCTGCGCGTGGATGATGAAGGGCTACTTCGACACCGTCCCCGTGACGATCGACGAGGCCGGCCGGGTCGACGGCCTGACCCCCTTCGGCACGTTCTGGCGGCTCATCCTGCCGCTGGCCAAGCCCGGCCTCGCCGTGGCCGCGTTCTACTCGTTCATCACCGCCTGGGCGGAGGTCGCGTACGCGACCGCGTTCATGACGGGTGACGACAAGTACACGCTCGCGGTCGGCCTGAGCCAGTTCGTCGGCCAGCACAAGGCGGAGTGGGGCCTGCTGACGGCCTCGTCGGTGCTGATCGCGATCCCGGCGGCCGTCGTCTTCCTGCTCGTCCAGCGCCACCTCGTGACCGGCCTGACGGCCGGCGCGACGAAGGCGTGA
- a CDS encoding glycoside hydrolase family 13 protein, producing MTELAVQPSAVSTRWWRDAVIYQVYVRSFADGNGDGIGDLLGVRSRLGYLSDLGVDAIWLTPFYPSPMADFGYDVADYRDVDPLFGALADAQALIADAHRLGLRIIVDVVPNHTSDRHPWFEAALKAGPGSPERERYIFREGKGASGELPPNDWESIFGGPAWTRVEDGQWYLHLFAPEQPDLNWEHPEVHEEFADVLRFWLDLGVDGFRIDVAHGMVKAPGLPDVGARGQAEMIGAQVVPFFDQDGVHEIHRAWRRILDSYEGERIGVAEAWAPTPERLANYVRPDELHQAFNFHFLKTPWDAALFKEVIDESVRTAALVGAPSTWVLSNHDVKRHVTRYGGGERGLRRARAAALLMLALPGSAYIYQGEELGLPEVLDLPEQYLQDPQRLRDPDSGRDGCRVPLPWTAAGEPPYGFTPPGVYESWLPMPADWRDLSVEAQLRDGASMLSLYRAALALRREHPELGDGTLTWLDSPPGTLAFRRGDSFACVINMTREWVETEAPGDLLLASGGPETSGENVRLAPDSATWWTARNV from the coding sequence ATGACCGAACTCGCCGTCCAGCCGTCCGCGGTCTCGACGCGGTGGTGGCGCGACGCGGTGATCTACCAGGTGTACGTCCGCAGCTTCGCGGACGGCAACGGTGACGGGATCGGCGACCTGCTCGGCGTGCGCAGCCGCCTGGGCTACCTGTCCGACCTCGGCGTGGACGCGATCTGGCTGACGCCGTTCTATCCCTCGCCGATGGCCGACTTCGGATACGACGTGGCCGACTATCGCGACGTCGATCCGCTCTTCGGCGCGCTTGCGGACGCCCAGGCGCTGATCGCCGACGCCCACCGGCTGGGCCTGCGGATCATCGTGGACGTGGTGCCCAACCACACCTCCGACCGCCACCCCTGGTTCGAGGCCGCGCTGAAGGCCGGGCCGGGCAGCCCGGAGCGGGAGCGCTACATCTTCCGGGAGGGCAAGGGCGCGTCCGGCGAGCTGCCGCCCAACGACTGGGAGTCGATCTTCGGCGGGCCCGCCTGGACCCGCGTCGAGGACGGCCAGTGGTATCTGCACCTGTTCGCGCCCGAGCAGCCGGACCTCAACTGGGAGCACCCGGAGGTGCACGAGGAGTTCGCCGACGTGCTGCGGTTCTGGCTCGACCTCGGCGTGGACGGCTTCCGCATCGACGTGGCGCACGGCATGGTCAAGGCGCCGGGCCTGCCCGACGTGGGCGCCCGGGGCCAGGCCGAGATGATCGGCGCGCAGGTCGTGCCGTTCTTCGACCAGGACGGCGTGCACGAGATCCACCGGGCCTGGCGCCGCATCCTCGACTCCTACGAGGGCGAGCGGATCGGGGTGGCCGAGGCGTGGGCGCCCACCCCCGAGCGGCTGGCCAACTATGTCCGCCCCGACGAGCTGCACCAGGCGTTCAACTTCCACTTCCTCAAGACGCCCTGGGACGCGGCGCTCTTCAAGGAGGTCATCGACGAGTCCGTGCGCACGGCGGCACTGGTGGGCGCGCCCTCGACCTGGGTCCTGTCCAACCACGACGTCAAGCGGCACGTCACCCGCTACGGCGGCGGCGAGCGCGGCCTGCGCAGGGCGCGGGCGGCGGCGCTGCTCATGCTGGCGCTGCCCGGCTCCGCATACATCTACCAGGGCGAGGAGCTGGGGCTGCCCGAGGTGCTCGACCTGCCCGAGCAGTACCTCCAGGATCCGCAGCGGCTGCGCGACCCCGACAGCGGGCGCGACGGCTGCCGGGTGCCGCTCCCGTGGACCGCCGCGGGCGAGCCGCCGTACGGCTTCACCCCGCCGGGCGTCTACGAGAGCTGGCTGCCGATGCCGGCCGACTGGCGCGACCTGTCGGTGGAGGCGCAGCTGCGCGACGGCGCGTCGATGCTCAGCCTCTATCGGGCCGCCCTCGCCCTCCGGCGGGAGCACCCGGAGCTGGGCGACGGCACGCTGACGTGGCTCGACAGCCCGCCCGGCACGCTCGCGTTCCGGCGCGGCGACTCGTTCGCCTGCGTGATCAACATGACGCGGGAGTGGGTGGAGACGGAGGCGCCCGGCGACCTGCTGCTGGCCAGCGGAGGGCCCGAGACGTCCGGCGAAAACGTGCGGCTCGCTCCCGACTCGGCCACCTGGTGGACCGCGAGGAATGTCTAA
- a CDS encoding carbohydrate kinase family protein — protein sequence MTDHPIDVLVVGGAGVDTTVYVPELPLPYADTYAVPPVVDRIGNTGAGVALGCHALGLRVKFVDLIGDDPQGALIRGHLAARGVDFAHAPSEAGTRRSVLLVDPGGRRLSLFDPRAVPGQRMPRDLYLPALRSARHVHVSIVDFARHVYADIPDGTTVSTDLHDWDGKNPHHEDFAYSSDVVFLSAARLGGRREEIMRAIAGRGRASVVVCTDGAAGCHVLAGGRIRAFPAAPPPGPVADSNGAGDAFVSGFLYGRLTGRPLEECVRLGAVAGAHACTSEGTHEDPIGPDALLRALS from the coding sequence ATGACCGATCATCCCATCGACGTCCTGGTCGTGGGCGGCGCCGGCGTCGACACGACCGTCTACGTGCCCGAGCTGCCCCTGCCGTACGCCGACACCTACGCCGTGCCGCCCGTGGTGGACCGGATCGGCAACACCGGCGCGGGGGTCGCGCTCGGCTGCCACGCCCTCGGCCTGCGCGTGAAGTTCGTCGACCTCATCGGCGACGACCCGCAGGGCGCGCTGATCCGCGGCCACCTCGCCGCCCGTGGCGTGGACTTCGCCCACGCCCCGTCGGAGGCGGGCACCCGCCGCAGCGTCCTGCTCGTGGACCCCGGCGGCAGGCGCCTGTCGCTGTTCGACCCCAGGGCCGTACCCGGCCAGCGGATGCCGCGCGACCTCTACCTGCCCGCGCTCCGGTCGGCCCGGCACGTCCACGTCTCGATCGTGGACTTCGCCCGGCACGTCTACGCCGACATCCCCGACGGCACGACGGTCTCGACCGACCTGCACGACTGGGACGGGAAGAACCCACATCACGAGGATTTCGCCTACTCCTCCGACGTGGTCTTCCTGTCGGCGGCCAGGCTCGGCGGGCGGCGCGAGGAGATCATGCGGGCGATCGCCGGGCGGGGCCGCGCGTCGGTGGTCGTGTGCACGGACGGGGCCGCGGGCTGCCACGTGCTGGCCGGAGGGCGGATCCGCGCCTTCCCGGCCGCGCCGCCTCCCGGTCCCGTGGCCGACAGCAACGGCGCCGGCGACGCGTTCGTGTCCGGCTTCCTGTACGGACGCCTGACCGGCCGGCCCCTGGAGGAGTGCGTACGGCTGGGCGCGGTGGCCGGGGCGCACGCGTGCACCTCGGAAGGCACGCACGAGGACCCGATCGGCCCCGACGCCCTGCTGCGCGCGCTGTCCTAA
- a CDS encoding sugar ABC transporter permease, whose translation MTADVVATRRAAPRPGARRLLSRHWYAWAMTAPVVIVTLVLVGYPLVRGVYLSLTDATEGNMGRTIGMNVIPSTYEFVGLKNYTDILTSAEFLGRLTWTIVWTVVCVALHVSIGLGLALLMNRPMRLRSLYRILLVLPWAVPAFVSAFIWRYLLNGEFGVVNAMLRAAGFAGVSWLDDPFWAKVSVIACNVWLGVPFMMLALLGGLQAIPRELYEAAEVDGATPWQRFRHITLPGLRPVSSTVVLLGTIWTFNQFPVIFLLTRGGPGGATEILVTYAYRQAFEGIRNYSGSAAWGMVILALLVVMATVYRRALRQQGEAW comes from the coding sequence ATGACGGCTGACGTCGTCGCGACGAGAAGGGCCGCGCCCCGTCCGGGGGCGCGGCGCCTTCTGTCGCGCCACTGGTACGCCTGGGCGATGACCGCGCCGGTCGTCATAGTGACGCTGGTGCTCGTCGGCTACCCCCTCGTGCGAGGCGTGTACCTGTCGCTCACCGACGCGACCGAGGGCAACATGGGCCGCACGATCGGGATGAACGTCATCCCGTCCACCTACGAGTTCGTGGGCCTGAAGAACTACACCGACATCCTCACGTCCGCGGAGTTCCTCGGCCGGCTCACCTGGACGATCGTGTGGACCGTCGTCTGCGTCGCCCTGCACGTGAGCATCGGCCTGGGCCTGGCGCTGCTGATGAACCGGCCCATGCGGCTGCGGTCGCTCTACCGGATCCTGCTCGTGCTGCCCTGGGCCGTGCCGGCCTTCGTGTCCGCGTTCATCTGGCGCTACCTGCTGAACGGCGAGTTCGGCGTGGTCAACGCCATGCTGCGGGCCGCGGGGTTCGCCGGCGTCAGCTGGCTCGACGACCCGTTCTGGGCCAAGGTCTCGGTGATCGCCTGCAACGTGTGGCTGGGCGTGCCGTTCATGATGCTCGCGCTGCTGGGCGGCCTGCAGGCCATCCCGCGCGAGCTGTACGAGGCCGCCGAGGTGGACGGCGCCACGCCGTGGCAGCGCTTCCGCCACATCACGCTGCCGGGCCTGCGCCCGGTGTCGAGCACGGTCGTGCTGCTCGGCACGATCTGGACCTTCAACCAGTTCCCGGTCATCTTCCTGCTGACCAGGGGAGGACCGGGCGGAGCCACGGAGATCCTCGTGACGTACGCCTACCGCCAGGCCTTCGAGGGCATCAGGAACTACTCGGGCTCCGCGGCCTGGGGCATGGTGATCCTCGCGCTGCTCGTCGTCATGGCCACGGTCTACCGGCGCGCGCTCAGGCAGCAGGGGGAGGCATGGTGA
- a CDS encoding amino acid-binding protein, whose translation MLLRLRVSLPDRPGVLGQVARAFGVMGADILQVTVLERQSGRAVDDFTVSWSGVFEPGVLRERIGVVPGTRVEAVWPTREVPGSTPDYDLLGHVAADPDRAYVTLVDAVPDLVSAEWAVAVDSADGTIVHGSWQAPETVPAADLTPLRASAFEEGGLYLASVPMDGVHLVVARSQGPAFHRAELDKIVRLVGIVSVLAGGVSRTV comes from the coding sequence ATGCTGCTGCGGCTGCGGGTCTCGCTCCCCGACCGGCCAGGGGTGCTCGGCCAGGTGGCGCGCGCGTTCGGGGTGATGGGCGCGGACATCCTCCAGGTGACCGTGCTGGAGCGGCAGTCGGGCCGCGCGGTCGACGACTTCACCGTCTCCTGGTCGGGCGTGTTCGAGCCCGGTGTGCTGCGCGAACGGATCGGTGTGGTCCCCGGCACGCGGGTGGAGGCCGTGTGGCCGACCCGCGAGGTGCCCGGATCGACCCCCGACTACGACCTGCTCGGCCACGTCGCCGCGGACCCCGACCGCGCGTACGTCACCCTCGTCGACGCGGTGCCCGACCTGGTCAGCGCCGAGTGGGCGGTGGCGGTCGACTCGGCCGACGGCACGATCGTCCACGGAAGCTGGCAGGCGCCGGAGACCGTCCCCGCGGCCGACCTCACCCCGCTGCGCGCCTCGGCCTTCGAGGAGGGCGGGCTGTATCTGGCGAGCGTGCCGATGGACGGGGTCCACCTGGTGGTGGCGCGGTCTCAGGGGCCCGCGTTCCACCGGGCGGAGCTGGACAAGATCGTGCGCCTGGTGGGGATCGTCTCCGTGCTGGCCGGCGGCGTCAGCCGCACCGTCTGA